One window from the genome of Acinetobacter sp. LoGeW2-3 encodes:
- a CDS encoding LysR family transcriptional regulator, with protein sequence MNLERVDLNLLIYLDVLLREKNVTRAAEQLGVTQPAMSNILRRLRNLFNDPLLIRSSEGMTPTERALELQPRIRDALSDLSMILEPRTEFRPYTSNRVFRIMTSDYAEATLVPRLVKALRSEAPNVVLDFLTPSDVSYRDMEQGKVDLAINRFNEIPQSFHQVLVWRDSFSCLLNNKHPAAGNLNLKSYLDAQHIWVSKTGMGVGFGVNPEKQAGLGWIDQALERIGQKRKISVFTRHYQMPGLLASNVDLVATLPTRIARLQAKNHNLLLKDPPFYIPEFELKMAWCPLLHHHPAHRWLRQLILYVARQMIEEENREFMQNNSQFSPY encoded by the coding sequence ATGAATCTGGAGCGGGTCGATCTCAATCTATTAATTTATCTTGATGTACTTCTTCGCGAAAAAAATGTTACACGTGCAGCTGAGCAACTGGGCGTTACCCAGCCGGCCATGAGTAACATTTTGCGTCGTCTGCGCAATTTATTTAATGATCCCCTCTTGATCCGTTCTTCTGAAGGAATGACACCGACTGAACGCGCACTGGAACTGCAACCACGTATTCGCGATGCTCTGTCTGATCTATCCATGATTCTGGAACCCCGTACCGAGTTCCGTCCTTATACCTCCAATCGCGTCTTTCGCATCATGACTTCAGATTATGCTGAAGCCACACTGGTACCACGCCTAGTAAAAGCACTCCGTTCGGAAGCGCCGAATGTGGTTCTGGATTTCCTGACCCCAAGTGATGTGTCGTATCGCGACATGGAACAAGGTAAGGTCGACCTGGCAATCAACCGGTTCAATGAAATTCCACAAAGTTTCCACCAGGTCCTGGTTTGGCGTGACAGCTTTTCTTGTCTGCTAAATAATAAGCACCCTGCTGCTGGCAATCTGAACCTGAAAAGCTATCTAGATGCACAGCATATCTGGGTATCTAAAACCGGCATGGGCGTAGGTTTCGGGGTTAATCCTGAGAAACAGGCTGGGCTCGGCTGGATTGATCAGGCACTGGAACGTATTGGTCAAAAGCGTAAGATTTCGGTGTTTACCCGACATTATCAAATGCCGGGACTTCTTGCATCGAATGTGGATCTGGTTGCTACGTTGCCAACCCGTATCGCCCGCTTACAGGCCAAGAACCATAACTTGCTGCTAAAAGATCCACCGTTCTATATTCCAGAATTTGAATTGAAGATGGCTTGGTGTCCATTGCTGCATCATCATCCGGCGCATCGCTGGTTACGTCAGCTAATTCTGTATGTGGCGCGTCAGATGATTGAAGAAGAGAATCGTGAATTTATGCAGAATAATTCGCAATTTTCACCCTATTAA
- a CDS encoding isocitrate lyase, with protein MTTYQTAIDAIRELKAKFGNTWADISPEDAARMQLQNRFKTGLDIAKYTAAIMRRDMAAYDADSSKYTQSLGCWHGFIAQQKMIANKKYFGTTERRYIYLSGWMVAALRSEFGPLPDQSMHEKTSVPALIEEIYTFLRQADAKELNDLFRSLKKAQEAGDTAKAAEITSQIDNFQTHVVPIIADIDAGFGNEEATYLLAKKMIEAGACALQIENQVSDAKQCGHQAGKVTVPHEDFIAKIHALRYAFLEMGLDDGIIVARTDSEGADLTQKIPVVKEPGDIASQYISYLDTQEIDISEATEDEILIKRDGKLHRPKRLASGLYQFREGTQIDRVVLDCVTSLQNGADLLWIETATPNVAEIAHMVNRVREVVPNAKLVYNNSPSFNWTLNFRQQAYDRWVAEGKDVSAYDRAKLMSAEYDNTELAAEADEKVRTFQADASREAGVFHHLITLPTYHTAALSTHELAQGYFGSEGMLAYVAGVQRKEIRGGIACVKHQAMAGSDIGDDHKEIFAGDNALKAGDDAKNTMNQFSA; from the coding sequence ATGACTACATATCAAACAGCGATTGATGCAATCCGCGAATTAAAAGCGAAGTTCGGCAACACTTGGGCAGACATCAGTCCTGAAGATGCTGCGCGTATGCAACTTCAGAACCGTTTCAAAACAGGTTTAGACATTGCAAAATACACAGCAGCGATTATGCGTCGTGATATGGCTGCTTATGATGCTGACTCTAGCAAATACACTCAATCACTAGGCTGCTGGCACGGTTTTATCGCACAGCAAAAAATGATTGCGAACAAAAAATATTTCGGTACTACTGAACGTCGCTACATTTACCTTTCTGGTTGGATGGTTGCAGCTCTTCGCTCAGAATTCGGTCCACTTCCTGACCAATCTATGCACGAAAAAACTTCTGTTCCTGCATTGATCGAAGAAATCTACACTTTCTTACGTCAAGCTGACGCGAAAGAATTGAACGATCTTTTCCGTTCACTTAAAAAAGCTCAAGAAGCTGGTGACACTGCTAAAGCTGCTGAAATCACTTCACAAATCGACAACTTCCAAACTCACGTCGTGCCAATCATTGCGGACATCGACGCTGGTTTCGGTAACGAAGAAGCTACTTACTTACTAGCTAAGAAAATGATCGAAGCGGGTGCTTGTGCACTTCAAATCGAAAACCAGGTTTCTGACGCGAAACAATGTGGTCACCAAGCTGGTAAAGTAACTGTTCCACACGAAGACTTCATCGCGAAAATCCACGCGCTTCGCTATGCATTCCTTGAAATGGGTCTTGACGACGGTATCATCGTTGCACGTACTGACTCTGAAGGCGCTGACTTGACTCAAAAAATCCCAGTGGTTAAAGAGCCAGGTGACATCGCTTCTCAATACATCAGCTACTTAGACACTCAAGAAATTGACATCTCTGAAGCGACTGAAGACGAAATCCTGATCAAACGTGATGGTAAACTTCACCGTCCAAAACGTCTTGCTTCTGGCTTGTACCAGTTCCGTGAAGGCACTCAAATCGACCGCGTTGTACTTGACTGTGTAACTAGCCTGCAAAACGGTGCTGACCTTCTTTGGATCGAAACTGCGACTCCAAACGTAGCTGAAATCGCTCACATGGTTAACCGTGTACGTGAAGTTGTGCCAAATGCGAAACTTGTTTACAACAACTCTCCATCGTTCAACTGGACTTTAAACTTCCGTCAACAAGCGTACGACCGTTGGGTTGCTGAAGGTAAAGACGTATCTGCATACGACCGTGCTAAACTCATGAGCGCTGAGTACGACAACACTGAATTAGCTGCTGAAGCTGACGAAAAAGTTCGTACATTCCAAGCAGATGCTTCTCGTGAAGCGGGTGTATTCCACCACTTGATCACTCTGCCTACTTACCACACAGCTGCTCTTTCTACTCACGAGCTTGCTCAAGGTTACTTCGGTTCTGAAGGTATGTTGGCTTATGTTGCTGGCGTTCAACGTAAAGAAATCCGCGGCGGTATCGCTTGTGTGAAACACCAAGCAATGGCTGGTTCTGACATTGGTGATGACCACAAAGAAATCTTCGCTGGTGACAACGCGCTTAAAGCGGGTGACGATGCGAAAAACACAATGAACCAATTCTCTGCATAA
- a CDS encoding multidrug efflux RND transporter permease subunit: MLSKFFIHRPIFAGVLAIVVMAIGLFAVMNLPVERYPDIAPPRVTVSATYSGASAETVEESVTQVLEQQIKGIDHLLYFSSSSDSSGRSRINISFENGTDPDTAQVQVQNAINGVLNRLPEDVQRQGVNVFKSLGDTHMVISLYDESGRSDNIALSDYLMTHLEQDISRIEGIGEVDVFGSQYAMRIWLNPLKLKQYNLMPSDVRASIESQNTQVAAGAVGDLPTVDDQYLNAKVTSGTRLRTVEEFENIIVKSARDGSFIYLKDVARVELGAENYQSYSTNNGYASAGLAISLASGANAIATSERIKAEIARLSNQLPNGYKIAYPRDNTPFVQESIKEVVKTLIEAIILVIVVMFIFLQNWRATLIPAVTVPVVLLGTMAILYAIGMSINTLTLFALVLAIGLLVDDAIVVVENVERLMHEKQLTAKEAALESMQEISGALVGITLVLTAVFIPMAFFGGSTGVIYRQFSITLVAAMSLSLMVALILTPALCALILKPNPNPARWAQWFNHKLENIKQRYLKLSQVTLQHKAVCLILFVGLIGVFGLFYKALPTSFLPSEDQGTLSIQVRLQEGAPLKNTVATGEKIREYFLEQEKDNINLVMMRYGRNFSGTGQNLATGFVALKHWDDRPGEENTAQAIRERALKHFRGFKDAQVNINMPASVSGLGQTDGLDFWIRDVEGNGRQYLEQQFKELEEKTKQYSTFENLGKRSNPEKAELKVNIDQKQAMANGLTQSAINSTLSAAWGGNYVNDFIDRGRIKRVMMQGDAEFRSKPEDLAMWHVRNDQNQMVPFSNFSTVDWSGGPEVVNRFMGYTALQMEADVTKDTSTGEAMQDVEALVADQKGIDVTWSGLSFEEKQSSNQAIWLYTISIGFIFLCLAALYESWTIPTAVMSAIPLGIGGNIIFSYFTGFPNDIYFQIALLTTIGLSCKNAILIVEFAALAEQHGKSVVAAALEGASLRLRPILMTSLAFGAGILPLVFAFGAGAVSRQEIGVSVLGGVIFGTVLVLIFIPFMYVMIRSLFQKKKQELN, encoded by the coding sequence ATGCTGTCTAAGTTTTTTATTCATCGACCTATTTTTGCAGGCGTACTGGCCATTGTAGTGATGGCGATCGGATTGTTTGCGGTCATGAATTTACCTGTAGAACGCTATCCGGATATTGCGCCACCACGTGTCACCGTATCTGCAACCTATTCAGGTGCATCTGCCGAAACGGTAGAAGAGAGCGTGACTCAGGTACTGGAACAGCAGATTAAAGGTATTGATCACTTACTGTATTTTAGTTCCAGCAGCGATTCCTCTGGACGTAGCCGGATCAATATTAGCTTTGAAAATGGTACCGATCCGGACACAGCTCAGGTACAGGTACAGAATGCGATTAATGGCGTATTGAACCGTCTCCCAGAAGATGTACAGCGCCAAGGTGTAAATGTATTTAAGTCGCTGGGTGACACACATATGGTCATCAGCCTGTATGATGAATCCGGGCGCAGTGACAATATTGCCTTGTCCGATTATTTGATGACCCATCTGGAACAGGATATTTCCCGGATTGAAGGTATTGGTGAAGTCGATGTGTTTGGCTCGCAATATGCCATGCGCATCTGGCTGAATCCGTTGAAGCTGAAACAGTACAACCTGATGCCAAGCGATGTTCGTGCATCCATTGAATCACAGAATACACAAGTAGCAGCCGGTGCAGTTGGTGATCTGCCTACAGTCGATGATCAGTATCTGAATGCCAAAGTGACTTCGGGTACGCGGCTCAGAACTGTAGAAGAATTTGAAAATATCATTGTGAAGTCTGCCCGGGATGGCAGCTTTATCTATTTAAAAGATGTGGCGCGTGTCGAACTCGGTGCGGAAAATTATCAGTCCTATAGTACCAATAATGGTTATGCATCTGCAGGTTTGGCAATCTCACTGGCTTCCGGTGCCAATGCCATCGCAACTTCAGAACGGATCAAAGCTGAAATTGCACGTTTATCTAATCAGTTGCCCAATGGCTATAAGATTGCCTATCCACGTGATAACACCCCATTTGTTCAGGAATCGATTAAAGAAGTCGTTAAAACGCTGATTGAAGCGATTATCCTCGTCATTGTGGTGATGTTTATCTTCCTGCAAAACTGGCGTGCCACCCTGATTCCCGCAGTGACGGTGCCCGTTGTACTGCTCGGTACCATGGCGATCCTGTATGCGATAGGCATGAGTATCAATACGTTGACTTTATTCGCTTTGGTGCTCGCCATTGGCTTACTGGTCGATGATGCGATTGTCGTTGTAGAAAATGTCGAGCGTTTAATGCATGAAAAACAGCTAACTGCAAAAGAAGCAGCGCTGGAATCGATGCAGGAAATCAGCGGGGCACTGGTCGGGATTACGTTGGTGCTGACAGCAGTATTTATTCCCATGGCATTTTTTGGTGGATCTACGGGGGTCATTTACCGACAGTTTTCAATTACGCTGGTTGCTGCGATGTCATTATCATTGATGGTGGCTCTCATCCTGACACCGGCATTGTGTGCGCTGATTCTAAAACCAAATCCGAATCCAGCTCGCTGGGCGCAGTGGTTTAACCATAAGCTGGAAAATATTAAACAGCGTTATTTGAAACTTTCTCAAGTCACCTTGCAACATAAAGCAGTCTGCTTAATCTTATTTGTTGGCTTAATCGGGGTATTTGGCCTGTTCTATAAAGCCTTACCTACCAGTTTCCTACCGAGTGAAGACCAAGGTACGCTGAGTATTCAGGTACGCTTGCAGGAAGGTGCGCCACTGAAAAATACGGTGGCAACCGGGGAAAAGATTCGTGAATATTTCCTGGAGCAGGAAAAAGACAATATCAATCTGGTGATGATGCGTTATGGCCGTAATTTCTCCGGGACTGGTCAAAATCTGGCGACAGGCTTTGTGGCACTCAAACATTGGGACGATCGTCCGGGTGAGGAAAATACGGCACAAGCCATTCGTGAACGTGCGTTAAAGCATTTCCGAGGTTTTAAAGATGCACAGGTCAATATCAATATGCCGGCTTCAGTCAGTGGCCTAGGACAAACTGATGGTCTGGATTTCTGGATCCGTGATGTAGAAGGTAATGGCCGACAATATCTGGAACAGCAATTTAAAGAACTGGAAGAAAAAACCAAGCAATATTCAACTTTTGAAAACCTAGGCAAGCGTTCTAATCCAGAGAAGGCTGAACTCAAGGTTAATATTGACCAGAAACAGGCCATGGCTAATGGGCTGACCCAATCTGCGATTAACAGTACCCTTTCTGCCGCTTGGGGCGGGAATTATGTGAATGACTTCATTGACCGTGGTCGGATTAAACGGGTAATGATGCAGGGCGATGCTGAATTCCGTTCCAAACCTGAAGATCTGGCAATGTGGCATGTGCGTAATGACCAGAATCAGATGGTGCCATTCAGTAACTTCTCAACAGTAGACTGGAGTGGCGGGCCGGAAGTGGTCAATCGCTTTATGGGTTATACCGCGCTACAAATGGAAGCGGATGTCACCAAAGATACCAGCACCGGTGAAGCGATGCAGGATGTAGAAGCTCTGGTAGCGGATCAAAAAGGTATTGATGTGACCTGGAGTGGATTGTCCTTCGAAGAAAAACAATCCAGTAATCAGGCAATCTGGTTATATACCATTTCAATTGGCTTTATCTTCCTATGTCTGGCTGCATTGTATGAAAGCTGGACGATTCCAACTGCGGTGATGTCTGCAATTCCTCTTGGTATTGGCGGGAATATTATCTTCAGTTATTTCACAGGTTTCCCTAATGATATTTATTTCCAGATCGCCTTGCTGACGACGATTGGCCTATCCTGTAAAAACGCGATTTTGATTGTCGAATTTGCTGCATTGGCTGAACAGCATGGTAAATCTGTTGTTGCAGCAGCACTGGAAGGTGCAAGCTTGCGTCTACGCCCAATTTTGATGACCTCTTTGGCCTTTGGTGCCGGGATTCTGCCACTGGTTTTTGCCTTTGGTGCAGGTGCGGTCAGTCGTCAGGAAATCGGAGTCAGTGTACTGGGTGGGGTGATCTTTGGAACGGTACTGGTTCTGATCTTTATTCCATTTATGTATGTGATGATTCGTAGCCTGTTTCAAAAGAAAAAGCAGGAACTGAATTAA
- the mgtE gene encoding magnesium transporter encodes MDQQVEQVRELLKLHQAGADQHLAQLNIADQARLLAELKPEERQHHFEQLQRPVEVFEYLPLQQQLQLTASLSLDELVALLDAMHSDDFIDLYKQLPLSVQQQLLSKLSPQSNQVLKALHAYPEETAGALMSSDYLTLPPELSMNEAIETLRDIAGNHDTLYLIYIVDVLQHLLGVISLRQIIQASPNATIAEVMTKDVIYGTVDEDQEEIARTLAYYDFIALPIVDASQKLVGIVTYDDAMDIAEAESTEDFLKAGAVSPLDQHSIKTVPILSLYKKRVFWLVLLVFGSLLSSFGIAKYEDIIAQHIVLVFFLPLLVGSGGNAGSQSSTLMVRALATGDVQFKDWFHLIGRESLVALCLGLTMACAVSILGYIRGDLMVAVVLAISMTGIVLLGCLIGMSLPFILNKLKLDPASASAPLVTSICDASGVVVYLFVASRLLF; translated from the coding sequence ATGGATCAGCAAGTTGAACAGGTACGTGAATTACTAAAGCTGCATCAAGCAGGTGCGGATCAGCATCTAGCACAATTGAATATTGCCGACCAAGCCAGGCTATTAGCTGAACTTAAACCAGAAGAACGGCAGCATCACTTTGAGCAGCTGCAGCGCCCGGTAGAGGTGTTTGAATACTTGCCGCTGCAGCAACAGCTTCAGCTCACCGCATCACTCTCCCTCGATGAACTAGTGGCTTTACTGGATGCAATGCATTCAGATGATTTTATTGACCTGTATAAACAGCTACCGTTATCCGTACAGCAGCAATTGCTAAGCAAGTTATCGCCACAGTCGAATCAGGTGCTTAAAGCACTGCATGCCTATCCGGAGGAAACAGCCGGTGCGCTGATGAGTTCGGATTATTTAACCCTTCCGCCTGAACTCAGCATGAATGAAGCGATCGAAACGCTACGTGACATCGCCGGAAATCATGACACGCTATACCTGATCTATATTGTAGATGTGCTACAACATTTACTGGGCGTGATTTCTTTGCGTCAAATTATTCAGGCATCACCCAACGCGACTATTGCCGAAGTCATGACCAAAGATGTGATTTATGGCACGGTGGATGAGGATCAGGAAGAGATCGCGCGTACCCTGGCTTATTATGACTTTATTGCCTTGCCGATTGTCGATGCTTCACAGAAGCTGGTCGGGATTGTCACCTATGATGATGCCATGGATATTGCCGAGGCTGAGAGCACTGAAGACTTCCTGAAAGCTGGTGCTGTGTCACCCCTAGATCAGCACAGTATCAAGACAGTACCAATTCTATCCTTATATAAGAAGCGAGTGTTCTGGCTGGTACTACTGGTGTTTGGTAGTTTGCTTTCCAGCTTTGGGATTGCTAAATATGAAGACATTATTGCCCAACATATCGTCTTGGTGTTTTTCCTGCCACTACTGGTCGGGAGTGGCGGGAATGCCGGTTCGCAGTCCTCAACTTTGATGGTTCGCGCACTCGCTACAGGTGATGTGCAGTTTAAGGACTGGTTCCATTTAATTGGACGCGAATCTCTGGTGGCGCTCTGTCTTGGTTTAACCATGGCCTGTGCAGTTTCGATCCTCGGTTATATTCGGGGTGATCTGATGGTTGCTGTCGTGCTTGCCATCAGTATGACCGGGATTGTACTGCTTGGCTGCCTGATTGGTATGAGCCTGCCTTTTATCTTGAATAAACTGAAACTGGATCCTGCCAGCGCTTCAGCGCCGTTGGTGACATCGATTTGTGATGCCAGTGGCGTAGTGGTGTATTTATTTGTAGCATCCCGACTTTTGTTTTAA
- a CDS encoding diacylglycerol kinase, whose amino-acid sequence MTQSPLSPFKGKSGFKRITNATGYSLSGFKAAYLNEAAFRQIVLINSILIPVSFFLDVNAFEQALMIAVCLLALIVELFNSAIEAVVDRISLERHELSKNAKDMGSAAQFVALAIIFFTWAIILLH is encoded by the coding sequence ATGACTCAATCTCCATTATCACCCTTTAAGGGTAAAAGCGGTTTTAAACGTATTACCAATGCCACTGGATATTCCTTATCCGGCTTTAAAGCTGCATATCTTAATGAAGCAGCATTTCGACAAATTGTACTGATTAATAGCATTCTCATTCCAGTCTCATTTTTCTTAGACGTGAATGCATTTGAACAAGCATTAATGATTGCTGTATGTTTACTCGCTTTGATCGTAGAACTATTTAATTCAGCGATTGAAGCTGTAGTTGATCGAATTTCTTTAGAAAGACATGAACTTTCTAAAAATGCCAAAGATATGGGCAGTGCAGCTCAGTTTGTTGCTTTAGCAATCATCTTCTTTACTTGGGCAATTATTCTTTTACATTAA
- a CDS encoding DUF4112 domain-containing protein: MIETGNSNSRKLTQQEVIRLERDLAKFANMMDSVVRIPFTKQGIGADAALGTVPVAGDIAGFALTCYAIYKARQIGVPQSKLNTVIKLAAMDAVVGFIPVAGTIFDIFIRPSRKALDIVHDHIREEYQIHTDRHVVHPFLHEKLEQKQQQSAFWRNPVVAWLWIHIPDILGTIFLILFVLAIGWGGMALYQWISPSS; the protein is encoded by the coding sequence ATGATTGAGACAGGCAACAGCAACTCTCGTAAATTGACACAACAGGAAGTGATTCGACTGGAACGTGATCTGGCCAAGTTTGCCAATATGATGGACTCAGTAGTTCGGATTCCTTTTACCAAACAGGGTATTGGTGCTGATGCTGCATTGGGTACCGTGCCTGTGGCTGGGGATATCGCTGGCTTTGCATTGACCTGTTATGCCATCTACAAAGCACGTCAAATTGGCGTGCCTCAATCTAAACTGAATACTGTCATCAAACTGGCCGCAATGGACGCCGTGGTCGGCTTTATTCCTGTTGCTGGAACGATTTTCGATATCTTTATCCGTCCTAGCCGTAAGGCATTAGACATTGTGCATGATCATATCCGCGAGGAATATCAGATCCACACCGATCGGCATGTGGTGCATCCTTTTCTACACGAGAAACTAGAACAGAAACAGCAGCAATCTGCATTCTGGCGCAATCCTGTGGTGGCTTGGCTGTGGATTCATATTCCAGATATTTTGGGAACCATCTTCCTGATTTTGTTTGTACTGGCGATTGGCTGGGGTGGGATGGCACTGTATCAATGGATTAGCCCATCTTCCTAA
- a CDS encoding hemolysin family protein: MSLFQNIVIILILIAGAGFLSLTEIALAGARKVKLKILAESGDLRAQKVLDLQENSADFFAASQIGLNAVAILGGILGEGAFRPYIAAFVSRVHDGPWTQNISFALSFTLVTSLFILFADLMPKRLAMIAPEKISVSVINPIQVFIKICKPLAWVINAIANLLFRLFKVNTIRDDNITFADISAVMDAGAQAGVLQKQEHHFIENVFELEERNVPSSMTTRENVIFFTLTEAEDSIRQKLAQYPYSKFLVCNENIDQVIGYVDAKDILVRILNNQKINQLNESTIRNVLMIPDTLTLSELLDRFRSSKEKFAVVINEYALVVGVITLSDIMITVMGDWVTPMEEDQQIFKRDADSWLIEGSTPIEDMKHALGIDEMPEEENYETLAGFMMYKLRKIPRPADIVIHAGYKFEVVDVDHFKIDQLLVTRLLEPNKNTTEEESD; the protein is encoded by the coding sequence GTGAGCCTCTTTCAAAACATCGTGATTATCTTAATACTCATCGCGGGGGCTGGTTTTTTATCACTGACTGAAATCGCACTTGCAGGTGCCCGCAAGGTCAAACTTAAAATTTTGGCTGAGTCAGGCGACCTCCGTGCCCAGAAAGTGCTGGATTTACAGGAAAACTCAGCAGACTTTTTTGCTGCCTCCCAAATTGGCTTAAATGCTGTCGCTATTCTCGGCGGTATTCTAGGTGAAGGCGCCTTCCGTCCTTATATCGCTGCATTTGTATCTCGTGTACATGATGGTCCTTGGACCCAGAACATCAGTTTTGCTCTATCTTTCACATTGGTAACTTCGTTATTTATTCTATTTGCCGATCTGATGCCGAAACGCCTGGCTATGATTGCACCGGAAAAAATTTCGGTTTCAGTTATCAACCCGATTCAAGTGTTTATCAAAATCTGCAAGCCATTGGCTTGGGTAATCAATGCCATTGCGAACTTGCTGTTCCGCTTATTTAAAGTCAACACGATCCGTGACGACAATATTACCTTTGCAGATATTTCTGCGGTGATGGATGCCGGCGCACAGGCTGGCGTACTCCAAAAGCAGGAACATCACTTTATTGAAAACGTGTTTGAGCTTGAAGAACGTAACGTTCCTTCCAGCATGACGACTCGTGAAAATGTCATCTTCTTTACCTTGACTGAAGCTGAAGACAGTATTCGTCAAAAACTGGCACAATATCCTTATTCCAAATTCCTGGTGTGTAATGAAAATATTGACCAGGTCATTGGCTATGTCGATGCCAAGGATATTCTGGTTCGTATTCTGAATAACCAGAAAATCAATCAGCTGAATGAATCAACTATTCGTAATGTGTTGATGATTCCAGATACCTTGACCTTATCTGAGCTACTCGATCGTTTTCGTTCTAGCAAAGAAAAGTTCGCGGTGGTGATTAATGAATATGCACTGGTTGTCGGTGTGATTACACTGTCTGACATCATGATTACTGTGATGGGTGACTGGGTAACGCCTATGGAAGAAGATCAGCAGATCTTTAAACGTGATGCCGATTCATGGCTGATCGAAGGCAGTACGCCAATTGAAGATATGAAGCATGCGCTAGGCATTGATGAGATGCCGGAAGAAGAAAATTATGAAACCTTGGCTGGTTTTATGATGTACAAACTGCGTAAGATTCCACGTCCGGCGGATATCGTAATTCATGCAGGTTATAAATTTGAAGTCGTCGATGTCGATCATTTCAAAATTGACCAGTTGCTGGTGACCCGTCTACTGGAACCAAATAAGAATACTACTGAGGAAGAATCAGATTAA
- the htpX gene encoding protease HtpX, with amino-acid sequence MMRIGLFLLTNLAVLVVAGIILSLFGVGSYHGAGGLNLGNLLVICFVFGMVGSLISLFMSKWMAKKSTGTELIDPNAPRNQAEAWLLQEVAQLSQRAGIKMPEVGIFPSYQSNAFATGWNKNDALVSVSTGLLERMNKDELRAVLAHEIGHVANGDMVTLALIQGVVNAFVMFFARVAGDFIDRNVFGREDGEAPGIAFFVITIVLDIVFGILASAIVMWFSRHREYRADEAGARLAGKQAMISALLRLQAESELPDAMPKEMKAFAISAGQEQGFSLAALFQTHPTIEQRVAALHQLDCP; translated from the coding sequence ATGATGCGGATTGGTTTGTTTTTGCTAACCAACCTCGCGGTACTGGTTGTAGCTGGCATTATCTTGTCACTCTTCGGTGTCGGTAGTTACCATGGCGCGGGTGGCTTGAATCTAGGCAACCTGCTAGTGATCTGTTTTGTGTTCGGTATGGTGGGTTCTTTAATCTCACTATTTATGTCTAAATGGATGGCGAAAAAATCTACCGGTACTGAACTGATTGATCCGAATGCTCCTCGTAACCAGGCTGAAGCATGGTTATTACAGGAAGTAGCACAGCTATCTCAGCGCGCTGGTATTAAAATGCCAGAAGTGGGTATTTTCCCATCTTACCAGTCGAATGCTTTTGCGACTGGCTGGAACAAAAACGATGCGCTGGTGTCTGTTTCTACAGGCTTGCTAGAACGCATGAATAAAGATGAATTGCGTGCCGTACTTGCCCATGAAATTGGTCACGTTGCCAATGGCGATATGGTGACACTTGCCCTGATTCAGGGGGTGGTCAACGCCTTCGTGATGTTCTTTGCCCGTGTTGCTGGTGATTTCATCGACCGTAACGTATTCGGCCGTGAAGATGGCGAAGCACCCGGGATTGCATTCTTCGTGATTACCATTGTGCTTGATATCGTATTCGGTATCCTGGCATCTGCGATCGTGATGTGGTTCTCGCGTCACCGTGAATACCGTGCCGATGAAGCCGGTGCACGTTTAGCGGGTAAACAGGCGATGATTTCTGCGCTGTTACGCTTACAGGCGGAATCTGAATTGCCAGATGCGATGCCTAAAGAGATGAAAGCTTTCGCAATTTCGGCAGGTCAAGAACAAGGTTTCAGTTTGGCTGCATTGTTCCAGACACATCCAACGATTGAACAACGTGTAGCCGCTTTGCATCAGCTTGATTGTCCTTAA